The Patescibacteria group bacterium genome segment ATCGCAATAACATTGCCTCGTCAGGAGTTATTATCCCCAAACTAATCATTTTTTTAATTTTTTTATTTTAAAATTATTTCTATTGTTATTGCGATGACGTCTAATGACCCTTATTTCGGATACCGGTTTAAGTCCCCGATAAGCAAGCCGCAGTAAGACTTTCTCACCTAAATCTAAAGGCAAATAAAGCAACCGGCTAGCAAGTTTTTTTCAGAAGAAATCATACAAATGAGGAATTTCTTAAGCGCCGAATTACCATGATTCTACCTCAAAGATAATTGAGAAACAAGTTTTTAGATATCTTTGAGGTGGGAAGAAGTTGAATATTATTCAACCAATACTAAATTTTACTTTTTTAATTTTCAATTTTAATTATTTACTGCCAGGCTTCACAGATTAATTTAAAATCGCAAAAAGCGCAAAGAGGTCCGGGTTTGGCCGGAAAATCGCTTTTGGCAATTTCTTTGGCTTTTTCGATAATCTCCTCTTTGGCTTTTTCTATATCGGGTGTCGTTCTTTTGGTTGATTTTTTTTCTTGCGTTTCCAAAAAATAAAAACTTAAAAGGAGATCTTCCGGTTTTTGGTGATAGAATTCTTTGTCTGATATAGCTAAGGCGTAAATTGTCATCTGTAAAGATTGGTCAATGTCTTTTTGCGAACTTACCTTGCCGGTTTTATAATCAATAATTTCCAACCTGCCGTTATGTTCATCAATACGGTCGATTTTACCGACGATTTTAAGATCCGGCGTCATCTTTAAACTGAAGGATTTTTCTAAATCTTTAGGAACAATCTTTAAATCGGCACGCTTATAAAATTCCTCCAGCATTTTGATGCCTTCTTTTTTGGTTTCAACCTCACGAGCTTTGCTGTCATAACCCAAAGACGACCAGTTGTTTTCAAAAATGGAAAGAAGATCTTCTTTGTTGACTTTTTGGCCGATTTTGAGTTTTTCGTAAAAATCTCTTAGGGTTTTATGAACCGAGTCGCCAAAACTTTGTGCGGCTCTTTGCGGGACGGGAATTTTTTGTAAGAAACGATAGCGATATTGGAGAGGACAATTATTAAAAGCCTCAATTTGGGAAAAAGAAAGATAGGAAATAGTAAAAGGTTGCAAGTTAGAAATTGTGGGTTGCTCTTTGGGCTTAGCCCATTCTAAAAGGGAAAGTTGGGAACTTGACGTTGACGGCTTTGCTTTAAGGACTCCCTCTCCCATGGTTTCAAAAATAAACGGGGAGAGTTTCCTTTCCCTTTTACCCTCGCCGTAATAATCGGCCGCGGTTAAGAAAAGCAAATCGCGCGCCCGCGTCATGCCGACATAAAAGAGGCGTCTTTCCTCCTCAAGGTGATAATCACCGACCGGCAAAATTTCCTTAATTAAGGCCTCGGGGATGGGAATTTGTTCTTTACGCTCCGTGGTCGGAAACCGCTGGCTAACCAGATTAACCAAAAAAACAATCGGGAACTCCAGACCTTTGGAAGAATGAACCGTTAAGAGATTAACGGCATCAACCTCGGTCCAATCAAGATCAGAGGCCAAGGGTGACTCACCCAGCTCCATGGATAAATCAATCCAATCGGAAACGGCAAAAACCGAAGCGTCTTCATGATCCGTTTCGTAAGTTTTTAATTTGTCAAAAAACTTGGAAATATTTTGGACCTTTCGTGCTTCCGTTGGATTCTTATATTCTGACAACTTTTTTAAAAGGCCGCTGTCTTCCAAAAAGAAATAAAGAATTTGTCCGGCGGTTTCTTTTTTAAGAAGCCCTAAGTGTCTGACAATCATCCCGACGATTTTTTTAATTTTTTCCCGGGTCTTTGGGGAAACAAAAATTTTTTCGATTTGTTCACAGGCTTCAAAAAGAGACAAATTGTTTTTTTTGGCGAAATTATTAATAGCGGCCAAGTCGCGCGGATCAAGATCAAAGAAATCCAAGCTTAAAATCCTATACATCGCGACCGAATCTTCAAAATCGGTTAGTATTTTAAGATAGGCAATTAAATCCTTAATTTCGTTTTGTTTGAAAAGCATCCCTGGACCTAAAAATTGGTAAGGGATACCTTTCCTTACCAAGGCTCTGATAAAAGGATCGGCCTGATTATTGGCCCGAAGAAGAATGGCAAAATCTTTATAATCTAAAGTTTTAATTTTAAGTTTTAAGTTTTCAATTTGTTTGGCCACCATTTCCGCTTCATTTTCGACCCGATCGGCATGCAGAAATTCCAGCGGCACTTCTTTGACTTCCCTGACTTTTTTAAGGTTTTTGGAAATTTTTAATTTCACTTCCAAAGTATCCGGGTCATTGTTTTTGATCAGTTTATAAGCATGATCAAGAATGGTTTGGGTTGAACGATAGTTTTTCGTCAAAATCACCTGCTTGGCGAATTTATAATCGTCCATAAATTGAAGGATATTGGAGATGGCCGCTCCCCTGAATTTATAAATTGACTGTGAATCGTCGCCAACCACGGTTAAATTGGGTTGATTTTGAGGCGGGGCTAAAATCTTTAAAAGCTCATATTGCGCCAGATTCGTATCCTGAAATTCATCAACCAAAAGATATTTAAATTGTTCCTGATATTTTTTTAAAATATTCTTTCTCGTTCGGAAAAGTTTTAAGGTGTAGGCAATTAAATCGCTAAAATCAAAAACGCCCTCTTTAATTTTTAATTCTTCGTAGGTTTTAAAAGCCATGGCCAATTCTCTTGCCTTTGCTCTCTCTTCGTCTTCAATTTTGAGTTCCTGAACATATTGCAAGTATTGTTCATGATTTATGTCTTCGTCCTTAAGCCGCGAAAAGTGCTGGATTAAACCATCAATAAATTTAGTGGGATTGCCTAAGGGGCGGAAATATTTTAAATCGAATTTAAAAAGATTTTTTCTTATAAATTGAACTGTTTCAGCTCCGGTTAAAAGATTATAGCGGGGATCTAAACCCAAATGTAAGCCTTCCTGCCGTAAAAGACGATCGCCGAAAGCGTGGAAAGTTGAAATCCAGGTTTGGACAAAACCGTAAGGCATGATCACATCCACTCTCTCTTCCATTTCCCTGGCGGCTTTATCGGTAAAAGTTAAAGCCAGGATTTCTGAGGGTTTCGCCAAACCTTGAGCTACCAAGTATTTGATCCGTTCGGTAATAACGGTTGTTTTGCCGGTACCGGCGCCGGCAATAATTAAAAGCGGCCCCTGACCGTATTGGACCGCCTCAAGTTGTTGCGAATTAAGTTTTTTCTCTTCGTCTGTCACGCCTCTAATTTTACCATAAAATGTGTTAAAATAACGGAATATGTCAGGCCAACAATATCCCGAACCAACAGCCGGAGCGTTAATTTTTAATCCCCAAGGTGAAATCTTTCTGATGAAATCTTATAAGTGGAAAAATAAATTCGTCATGCCCGGAGGCCATGTGCAACTTGGGGAAACACTAGAACAAACCTTAAAAAGAGAAATTCGAGAAGAAACTGGATTGGATATCTATGACATTAGATTTTTGTGTTTTCATGAATTTATTTTTAAAAAATATTTTTGGCAAAAACGTCACTTTCTTTTTTTTGATTATACCTGTAAGACAAAATCTACCAAGGTTAAATTAAATTCCGAAGGTCAAGAGTATGTTTGGATTAATCCGAAAGAAGCCTTAAAACTCTCTGTCGAACCCTATACCAGAAAAACAATCGAACAATATCTGAAAAAGTCTTAGGGAATTTTTTAATTGCTTTTACTAAAGTGTCTCCCTAACTTCACTCCCAGAGTGTCCGAAGCACTTTCCTAACGTCGCACAATATATTAGAAAGAGAAGATTGCCATCCTTCTTAAATCTTCTTGGGAAAATAGACTACCTTGTTTGAAATTTTTGGTTGGAATTGCAAAAAACTCTATATTATATCCAAGACCGCGAAGGCAGGCTATTACTTCTTCCTGGGATAGAGATTCCAAATTACGAATGAAAAAACTTTCAAGCTCTAAAAGCTTTTCTTTAAGTTCGTCTTCTGGCATACGTTCAACCCTCTCACCTTCTTGGCAAAACAAAAATTTCACCGGATATTCTGTTATCATCGGCGACTGAAGTCTTCCTGTAACAATAATTGTTTTTCTAGTAAAGTGAGTTGAAGTCTTAGATAGAGCAACCTTGCGCTGGCGAAGGAGGGAATATACATCACCCCCCTCTTTGTCATCACTGGCTGCATATACTGACGGAAATATTGGATCTTCCCAGGGGTCATGGAAATGAACAAAGGCCAAAAATTTTGGATTCTTACCCAAAGTTATTTGATAGAGAAGATAGCGCGTGAGCGAAATTTTAGTATCACTCCTTTCCATTGATCCGCTTTGTCCTTGTAAAACAAACAGAATATAAAATTTTTTCCCATCGATCGATCTGTCGATATTAAATCCGAATTCGGGCACCCTTATTCCGCTTGTCGGTAAAATTTCTTTGGCCATCCTCACACTTTGGACAAGACTCCGTTCGGTTTTGGCAAAAACCTCTCTTACCCTTTCTGAAAAAACCCGCGAACTAAATACGGCTGTTAAAAACTGCGGGCTTATTTCTTGGTGGGGCAAGAGCTCTTCTTTACTCACAATCATGGTATTTTAACACAGAAGATCTATTTGCCAATATATTAAGCTGGCTGGCCACATCGGTAACATTTTGATCAAAAGACTACAAGCATCGGTAAAATCCCAAGGATAAAACTTCTTTTACCTGTCTAGATGATTTGTCTTTAGGATGATAGTTTGGGTACTTCTTTGTCTTTTTCTTCGCCATCGCCGAGTGACCGCGTTGATGATAATTTTTGGCCCAAAAGTGAAAAGGAGGATAAAACATTACTCATTTGGTTATAAGCGTTTTTAATGTGACTGCCTAAAACGGAAAGGTTGCCTTCGATTTTTTCGTAATCTCCCTGGATCGACCGCAAAAGTTTAAAAACTTCCCGTGATTTGGTCTCGATTTTTTTACCTTCAAAAGAAAGAAGAATCATCTGTAAATGAGCATAAAGAGTGGTCGGTGAAACCGGATAAACCCGGCATTTTTTGGCAAAATCGGTAATTTCCGCAATCTGGACCAGTTCATAATAGACGCTTTCCGAAGGCACATACATGAGAGCAAAATCCATCGTCCCTTCTTCGGGTAAGATATATTTTCTGGAAATCGTCTCGACATGAGCCTTAATATCTCTGGTGAAATCTTTTTTGGCCCGCTCCCTTTCCTCGCTCGTTTCGCTTTTCACCATTTTCTGAAAATTTTCCATGGGAAATTTAGAATCAATGGGTAAGATCCCGGCATCGGTTTTAATCGCCGCATCAACTTTGTCGCCGGATTTAAACTGGTGCTGTAAAAAGAAGCTGTTTTTAGGAAACATTTGGCTGATTAAATCCTGTAAAACTTCTTCGCCGATTTCGCCTCGAAGCTTGGGACTTTTTAAAAATTCCTGAAGTTCCTTCATGCCCCGGCCGATCTCCGACATCTCCCCGATGTTTTTTTGAACCGCGGATATCACCCGGGCCGCATTATCGAGTCTTTCGTTAATCGCTTTCGAGGTCAATTGGCTGGTTTCCTGTTGGCTTTTAAGCCATTCTTTTAAAGTCTCATCGGGTCTTGTGGCTTCTTTAATTTCCGTTAATTTTTTGTTAAGAAGATAAAATGTCACCGCCAGGCCGGCGATGATTAAAGCAGTTAAAAGATAAACTTCTTGGCTCATGTTTTTAATTATATCAAAGATATGCCAAGCATTTACTTCGTAATAAATGAGTGAAAATATAGATATGTCTTTGATTAATTCGTTTCACTCATTATACTACGGTTTGGATTATAATGAATATAAGATGGTTAAAAGGCAAAATTTTTTACCGGCTTTAATCGTGGCTTTGTTTTTTTGGGCAAGTTGGCTTTTTGTCGCCATCAAGATTTCACCAACTTCTTTTTTTTCTCTTTTCTCTTTTCTCTTTTCTCTTTTCATGGCTCTTTTTTTAACCCTGTCTTTGCTTTTGGGCAATAGCCGGCGAGGATTATTATTATCTTTGGGAATAATTATTTTTTTACTTTTGCGTTTCTTAAAAATGGCTCATTTTTTAAATTTAACTTTATTGATCGGAACTTTAATCAGCCTTGAGCTTTATTTCAAGAAAAGGTAGAATTATCAGCGAGATGAACAATAAATTCTACATTACCACAACCCTGCCGTATGTTAATGCCGACCCACACCTCGGCTTTGCTTTAGAAATCGTTCAGGCAGATACAATCGCCCGCTACCACCGCCTTTTAGGCGATGACGTCTTTTTCAATTTTGGCACGGACGAACACGGCCTAAAGATTTACAGAAAAGCTTTGGAGGTAAAAAAAGACCCACAGCAATATTGTGACGAATATGCGGCTAAGTTTGACGATCTCAAAAAGGCACTCAACCTAAGTTACACTAATTTTATAAGAACTACCGATCCTCACCATCTTAAAACGGCCCAGGAATTTTGGAAGTTATGCGATAAAAATGGCTACATCGAGAAGAAAAATTACCGGATAAAATATTGTGTTGGTTGTGAACTGGAAAAAACAGATTCGGAGCTAGTCGATGGTAAATGCCCGCTCCATCCGAATTTGGAAATTGAAGTGTATAAAGAGGAAAATTATTTCTTTAAGTTTTCGAAATTTCAGGATAAATTACTTACTTTTTATAAGGAGCATTCTAATTTTGTCATCCCGGAAGTAAAATTTAATGAAATTAAGGCTTTTGTTAAAAGAGGCCTAGAAGATTTTAGTATTTCAAGACTTAAAGCCAAAATGCCCTGGGGCATTGATGTGCCGGGCGACTCAAAGCACGTCATGTATGTCTGGTTTGACGCTTTAATTAATTATCTTTCGACGCTGGGCTGGCCGGAAGATTTACAAAAATTTAAAGAATTTTGGCCGGGAATCCAAGTCGCCGGCAAGGATAACTTGCGCCAGCAGACGGCTATCTGGCAGGCGATGCTTATGGCCGCCGGACTCCCCAACTCCAAACAGATTTTTATTCATGGGTTTATAACAATCAACGGTCAAAAAATCAGCAAGAGCTTGGGCAATAGCGTTGATCCGTTTAAACTGGTAGAAAAATACGGCACCGATGCCGTCCGTTACTATCTTTTGCGCGAAATCCCTTCTTATGGTGACGGTGATTTTTCCGAAAGAAGATTTAAAGAACTCTATAATGCCGACTTGGCCAATGGCCTGGGAAACCTGGTCGCTAGGGTAGCAAAACTTTGTGAGAAAGTTTCATCACCGATAAAAAGAACAAAATATCAAATATCTAATAATGTTAAAAAATACTTGGATGAATTCAGATTTGATGAAGCGTTAAAAGAAATTTGGATACATATAGATGCTGCCAACCAAGCAATTGATGAAATTAAACCATGGAGGTTAGGGACCGAAGAGCTCGAAGAATCGCTGGAAGCTCTTGTATCTTTTATAGATGTCTTCGTGCCTGAGCTAGAGCCTTTTCTTCCGGAAACTGCGGAAAAAATTAAAAAACAGTTTGCCGGCCCAAAAATAAAATCCGAGCCGCCGCTTTTTCCCAGAATCAAATGAATTTCCCGATCAGTTCTTGTATCAATGTATTAAATCACTGATACAATGTTCCATTTTCCATGTTTAATGTTTTATGTTAATCGATACACACTGTCATCTTAATTTTCAAGCTTTCGCCGATGATCTTGAGCCGGTTATCAAATCGGCCCATGGGGCTGGAATCGAAAAAATCATTAATGTCGGTGCGGATTTGCTGTCCAGTCAAAAAGCCATTGAGATCGCCCAAAAGCATGAAAGTTGTTTTGCCGCCGTCGGCATCCATCCCCATCACGCCGATAAACTAGAAAACAGTTGGGAAGAAAATTTGGCAAAACTAGCCAAACAACCAAAGGTTATAGCTATCGGTGAATGCGGACTGGACTACTACGAGCATGAAAATGGCTCTATTATTGCGCCGGAAATTCAAAAACAAATCTTTTTAAAGCAACTTCGATTGGCCCAAAATTTAAATTTACCGGTCATCATTCATTCGCGTCAAGCTCACGACGATGTTGTTTCTATTATCCATAAACTATCATCTATCATCCTGCCCCGCGGCGTTTTTCATTGTTATTCCGCCGGTAAAAACGGTATTGAAAAGATTACCCAACTTGGATTTTACTTCGGAATTGACGGGAATTTAACTTATGATCCCGGCTTACAAAAAGTAATAAGCTTAATTCCTCTAGAAAAAATTCTTTTGGAAACCGACTCGCCCTGGTTAACCCCTGTTCCTTTCAGAAGTCAGCGCAACGAGCCGAAAAATGTTAGAATTATAAGTGAATGGCTGGCGAGAATTAAAAATACAGGCGAAAAAGATATTAGTCAAACAACCAGCCAAAACGCAACGGAATTATTTAATTTTTAGATTAATTTTATGTTGATTTCTGTCGTCATTCCTGCCTATAATGAAGAAAAATATTTACCCTTAACGCTTAAGGCTTTACAAAATCAACTCCATCCGAATTTTGACTTTGAAATAATTGTGGCTGATGCAGAGTCTTCAGATAAAACCGTCGAAATTGCCAAAGAATTTGGGGCCAAAGTTATTATCGTTCCGAAAATCAACCCCGCGACTGCCCGACAAAAAGCCGTCGAAATTTCCCGGGGAGAAATTATTGCCTGTATTGATGCTGATACCATTGTTCCTCAGGGTCATCTTCAAAATTTAGTTTGGGAATTTACCAAGGATCCGCAGATTGTTGGTCTTTCCGGTTTAATTGAGGGTTCCGGCGGACGTCCCTGGTTGAATTTTCTTTATAAGGTCGGAAACAATTTTTTTTCTAAACTTAACTATCTTTTGGGCAGAACCGGTTTTCAGGGCCAAAGTTTTGCTTTTAAAAAATCAGCCTTCCGAAAAATCGGCGGCTTTAATACGCAATTACATACGGGTGAAGATTTTGATTTGGGAATTAGAATGTCCAAGGTCGGCAAAGTCAAATTTATCAACAAAACTTTTGGGATTTCCTCAACCAGACGAGCCAAGGAGGGACTTTTTAAGGCCATGTTCCGTGGTTTCGCGTCTTATTTGGCGGTTGTTTGGAAAATCACTTTTTTCAAAAAAGAAAAAGAAGAGTTCCCTTCTGTCCGCTAACCTTTTACTTTAGAGAATTTCGCTTTTTATGGTAAAATAGCCTGAATCTTATGAAGTGGATTTTCGAGCAATATCCGGAAAAAACCCACCGAGCTTTGGAAATTTTACTGCCTCTAATTTCCTGGGGCTTAATCACCATGCCCTTCTGGTTGTCTTTCTGGCATCCGGCTCTGGTCGCTTACTTTGTTATTGGCTTTGACGTCTACTGGTTTTATAAATCAGCCACCCTGGCCATCAACGCCTTAAGATCATATTTAACCCTGTCCGCTCACGTTAAAGTTGATTGGCTAACACAAGCCAAAAAAATTCCCGGCTGGAACAATATTTATCATGCCATTATTATTCCCGAATATAAGGAGCCCCTCTCGGTTTTAAAGGAAACCCTCGACAGTTTATCTCAACAGGATTATCCTCTGGACAAGATTTTTGTCGTCTTGGCCACAGAAGCCAGAGATAAAGAAGCTTTGGAAACAGCAAGAAAATTAAAAGCCTCTTTTGACCGACGTTTTGCCGGTTTTTTGGTCACCGAACATCCGGTTATTAAAGGTGAAGTTGCCGGTAAATCTTCGAATATGGCCTGGGCGGGAAAAATTTTAGTCAAAGAACTTCAAAAAAAAGGTTTAGACCTTAAAAATGTCACCGTGACTTCCTGCGACAGCGATATCTTACTTCATCCTAAATATTTTTCTTCCTTAACCTTTCATTTTCTTTCTGATCCAGATCGTTTTTTTCATTTTTATCAACCAGTCATTATGTTTTATTCAAATATCTGGCGCGTCCCCTTACCCAGTCGGGTCTTAAACACTATCTATAGTATTACGAATCTAGCCAATCTAAGCCAAGACAGTCTTCGCCTGATCAACTTTTCGACCTATTCGCTTTCTTTGGCCACGGTCGCTGAGGTCGGTTTTTGGGGGATTGATATCATCCCTGAAGATTATCATCTTTTTTTCAAAACCTATTTTGCCAAAGGCGAGAAGGTCAGAATTAAACCTATTTTTCTTCCGGCTTTGGCCGACGCGGCCGAATCACGGGGTTTTTTCCGAACCATGGTTAATCAATATGAGCAAAATAAACGCTGGGCCTGGGGCATTTCGGATGATCCCTGGATTCTTAAAAATTGTTTTCTCCACACGGAAATTCCCCTTTGGAACAGAATGCTTCGTTTGTTTAATGTGTTGGAACAGCATCTTCTTTGGCCGACCAATTGGTTTATCTTAACCCTAGGTTCCAGTCTTCCTCCTTTAATTAATCCCTTTTTTGGCAAAACGGTTTTGGGACATAATTTAGCCAGAATTTCTTCAACAATTTTAACTATTTGTTTGATTTTCCTTGTGGTTCTTATTCTTTTAGATTTGCGCTTAAAACCCCCAAGGCCCAAAGAATTTGCCCGTTGGAAAATTCCCACACTTTTTTTACAATGGGTGACTCTGCCAATTGTCTCTTTGTTTCTTTCGGCTCTTCCGGGTTTAGATGCCCACACAAGGTTACTTTTGGGGAAAAGATTGGAATACCGCGTCACGGAAAAGGTATAATAGTTATGAGTTTGGAGTTAACGTGTTATGGGATGGGAAACCTTTATCAATTTTTTAAATAATCACACCCCGCTTTTTTATCTTAACCAATCGCTTTGGCGAGATGAGGCTTTTTCGGTTTTAATAAGCGAAGCGCCGATAATTCAGCTCCTTAAATCGGCGGCCAGTGATTTCAACCCTCCTCTTTATTACCTTCTTTTGCATTTTTGGATGAAAATTTTCGGCAACGGCGAAATGGCGATTCGCCTACTTTCTTATCTTTTCCATCTTGCCTTAGTTTACCTAGGCTATAAATTTGCCCAAAAATTGAGATTATCAAAATTTATAACAACTTTTCTTCTTTTAACTATTTTTTTTAATCCGATGTTGATTTATTTTGCTTTCGAGGCTCGGATGTATTCTCTTTTGGCTTTATTGGCAACAGCTTCCATGTACTTTTTCTATCTTAAAAATTGGCAACCTTATGTTTTGGTAACCGCCTTGGGTCTTTGGACTCAACCCTTTATGGTTTTTGTTATCTTAAGTCAGGGGCTTTATCTTCTTCTGACTAAAACTTTCAAAAAGGAACATCTTTGGGCTTTTTTAGCCAGTTTTTTGCTTTTTTCTCCATGGATACCGATTATTTTTAGACAATTTGGCCGCTCCGGACCAATGTGGATTTGGCCGATCAATTGGACAACCGTCGCGACAATCTTGGGAAACTTATTGACGAGTTATGAAGGAACGCCGTGGGGTCTCTGGCAGAAAATGACCCTCCTTTCAGTTATTCTCCTTATTCTGACTTTCCCTGTTTTAAACGAGGCGAAAAAATCACGGGGATCAAAAAAACCGACGGATTTTTATCTGCTGCTTCTCTGTTGGCTTTATCTCCCCGTCTTTTTGGTCCTTTTGTTGTCCTATTTTAAACCTCTTTATGTCAACCGCTATTTAATTTTTACAACCGTCGCCGAAATTTTCCTAGTAAGCATCAGTCTTTCGCTTATGAAAAAAGAAGTTCTTCGTCGTTTTTTGGCTTTTTCGTTTTTAATTTTTATCGTCCTTTTTAACCTCTGGTTTCCGACCAAACACCAAAAAACCGACATCCGGTTAACTTTCAGGGAAATTGGGAAAATGGCCAAAACGACCGATTTAATTTATGCGAGAACTCCGTTGACTTTTTTTGAAGCCAACTATTATTTTCCCGACCGTTCCCGTGTTTTTCTTTATAATCCAAATCATCTTGCGGTACCCTTTTATGCCGGCGCCGCCTTATTGCCTCAAAACAAAATGAAAGATTTTATTCCTCTTTATCCAGGGCGGGCTTTTTTAATTAATGACGACGCTACCTATGAAATTGTTTCCGAAAGATAAAATCAATCTTTTCCGCAAAGAAAAGATTATTAAGATTACCAGTCAAATTTCCCTGGGGCTTTTACTTTTGGCCTTAGTTTTGTTGGCCGTCTTTTGGCAAAAATTACCACCCGAAATTCCCCTTTTTTATTCTTTGCCTTGGGGAGAAGAACAGCTTGGACCGCCAGGTTTTCTCCTAATCCTTTTCTTTGCCGGTTTTTTCCTGGGGATTATAAATTTTATTCTGGGTTTAATCTTTTTCGAAAAACATCCATTGGCAGCCAAAATCTTGGCTTTTGTCACCACCTCGGTCAGTTTATTACTGATGATTACGGTTTTTAAAATTATTTTTTTGGTCACCTAAAACCTATGCAGTCTATTTTTCTTCTTGCT includes the following:
- a CDS encoding glycosyltransferase family 39 protein, giving the protein MGWETFINFLNNHTPLFYLNQSLWRDEAFSVLISEAPIIQLLKSAASDFNPPLYYLLLHFWMKIFGNGEMAIRLLSYLFHLALVYLGYKFAQKLRLSKFITTFLLLTIFFNPMLIYFAFEARMYSLLALLATASMYFFYLKNWQPYVLVTALGLWTQPFMVFVILSQGLYLLLTKTFKKEHLWAFLASFLLFSPWIPIIFRQFGRSGPMWIWPINWTTVATILGNLLTSYEGTPWGLWQKMTLLSVILLILTFPVLNEAKKSRGSKKPTDFYLLLLCWLYLPVFLVLLLSYFKPLYVNRYLIFTTVAEIFLVSISLSLMKKEVLRRFLAFSFLIFIVLFNLWFPTKHQKTDIRLTFREIGKMAKTTDLIYARTPLTFFEANYYFPDRSRVFLYNPNHLAVPFYAGAALLPQNKMKDFIPLYPGRAFLINDDATYEIVSER